In a genomic window of Amblyomma americanum isolate KBUSLIRL-KWMA chromosome 4, ASM5285725v1, whole genome shotgun sequence:
- the LOC144130462 gene encoding uncharacterized protein LOC144130462: MHKTKGRFPGAGHISFGDEEDETPLTHRENRGAPWSSEAMASQLEAYCQAARHQNAKPKKQREQKRSRRSPLAASWCEEEPRSAFGRLGRTPASQKRQHWSTTWYMQMSAVVVALALAALIGLTFALRHADKVRDAGRGLDVDNDDAAAGENGTSANATSHEHAAVHEGGDAAYSTGNGSRREEREPEPHPASGNTDNSGGQSKTPVYNARFSSVAHQPSMQATSPPSQHGPKGAEESAKRILLRMNRKEWLNSRGWHLA; this comes from the exons CACAAGACTAAAGGCCGCTTCCCGGGCGCCGGCCACATCTCGTTCGGTGACGAGGAAGACGAGACGCCGCTTACTCATAGAGAGAACCGTGGTGCGCCCTGGAGTTCCGAGGCTATGGCCTCGCAGTTGGAAGCCTATTGCCAAGCAGCACGCCACCAGAACGCGAAACCGAAGAAGCAGCGGGAGCAGAAGCGGAGTCGGCGTTCGCCTTTGGCGGCGAGCTGGTGTGAAGAAGAGCCTCGTTCGGCCTTCGGCCGGCTTGGGCGCACTCCGGCGTCTCAGAAGCGGCAGCACTG GTCGACGACCTGGTACATGCAGATGTCGGCCGTTGTCGTGGCGCTTGCACTGGCCGCCCTCATCGGCCTGACGTTCGCACTACGACACGCCGACAAAGTTCGTGACGCTGGTCGAGGCCTCGACGTTGACAATGACGATGCGGCGGCGGGCGAGAATGGTACGAGCGCCAACGCCACAAGCCATGAGCATGCGGCCGTGCATGAAGGTGGTGACGCTGCTTACAGCACCGGAAACGGAAGCAGGAGGGAAGAGCGTGAACCGGAACCCCACCCAGCTTCCGGTAACACGGACAACAGTGGCGGCCAGTCTAAGACCCCCGTGTACAACGCCCGCTTCTCTTCTGTAGCGCACCAACCAAGCATGCAAGCCACGTCACCTCCTTCTCAACACGGCCCAAAGGGAGCCGAGGAGTCCGCTAAGAGAATTCTGCTGCGGATGAACAGAAAGGAGTGGCTGAACAGTCGGGGCTGGCATCTGGCTTAG